In one Saimiri boliviensis isolate mSaiBol1 chromosome 19, mSaiBol1.pri, whole genome shotgun sequence genomic region, the following are encoded:
- the ITGA10 gene encoding integrin alpha-10 isoform X1 yields MELPRVTHLLLPLMLLTGLCSPFNLDGRHPRLFPGPPEAEFGYSVLQHVGGGQRWMLVGAPWDGPSGDRRGDVYRCPVGGAHNAPCAKGHLGDYQLGNSSHPAVNMHLGMSLLETDGDGGFMACAPLWSRACGSSVFSSGICAHVDASFRPQGSLAPTAQRCPTYMDVVIVLDGSNSIYPWSEVQTFLRRLVGKLFIDPEQIQVGLVQYGESPVHEWSLGDFRTKEEVVRAARNLSRREGRETKTAQAIMVACTEGFSQSHGGRPEAARLLVVVTDGESHDGEELPAALKACEAGRVTRYGIAVLGHYLRRQRDPSSFLREIRTIASDPDERFFFNVTDEAALTDIVDALGDRIFGLEGSHAENESSFGLEMSQIGFSTHRLEDGILFGMVGAYDWGGSVLWLEGGHRLFPPRMALEDEFPPALQNHAAYLGYSVSSLLLPGGRRLFLSGAPRFRHRGKVIAFQLKKDGAVRVAQSLQGEQIGSYFGSELCPLDTDRDGTTDVLLVAAPMFLGPQNKETGRVYVYLVGQQTLLTLQGTLQSDPPQDARFGFAMGALPDLNQDGFADVAVGAPLEDGHQGALYLYHGTQSGVRPQPAQRIAAASIPHALSYFGRSVDGRLDLDGDDLVDVAVGAQGAAILLSSRPIVHLAPSLEVTPEAISVVQRDCRRRGQEAVCVTAALCFQVTSRTPGRWDRRFHVRFTASLDEWTAGARAAFDGSGQRLSARRLRLSVGNVTCEQLHFHVLDTSDYLRPVALTVTFALDNTTKPGPVLDEGSPTSIQKLVPFSKDCGPDNECVTDLVLQMNMDIRGSRRAPFVVRGGRRKVLAAATLENRKENAYNTSLSLVFSGNLHLASLTPQVLLEGGGEKGGERRLGYWPRLRGVLEPAQRLEAVGRTAVAAPSPFPCPQKDSAVKVECAAPSAHARLCSVGHPVFQTGAKVTFLLEFEFSCSSLLSQIFMKLTASSDSLERNTTLQDNTAQTSAYVQYEPQLLFSSESTLHRYEVYPYGTLPVGPGPEFKTTLRVQNLGCYVLGGLIVSALLPAVAHGGNYFLSLSQVITNNASCVVQNLTEPPGPAVHPEELQLTNRLNGSNTQCQVVRCHLGQLAKGTEVSVGLLRLVHNEFFRRAKFKSLTVVSTFQLGTEQGSVLQLTEASRWSESLLEVVQTQPLLISLWILIGSILGGLLLLALLVFCLWKLGFFARKKIPEEEKRDAKSEQ; encoded by the exons CCTGACAG GTCTCTGCTCCCCCTTTAACCTGGATGGACGTCACCCACGCCTATTCCCAGGGCCTCCAGAAGCGGAATTTGGCTATAGCGTCTTACAACACGTTGGGGGTGGACAGCGATG GATGCTGGTGGGCGCCCCCTGGGATGGGCCTTCAGGCGATCGGAGGGGGGACGTTTATCGCTGCCCTGTAGGGGGGGCTCACAATGCCCCATGTGCCAAGGGCCACTTAG GTGACTATCAACTGGGAAATTCATCTCATCCTGCTGTGAATATGCACCTGGGGATGTCTCTGTTAGAGACAGACGGTGATGGGGGATTCATG GCCTGTGCCCCTCTCTGGTCTCGTGCTTGTGGCAGCTCTGTCTTCAGTTCTGGGATATGTGCCCATGTGGATGCTTCATTCCGGCCCCAGGGAAGCCTGGCACCCACTGCCCAAC GCTGCCCAACATACATGGATGTGGTCATCGTCTTGGATGGCTCCAACAGTATCTACCCCTGGTCTGAAGTTCAGACCTTCCTGCGAAGACTGGTAGGGAAACTGTTTATTGACCCGGAACAGATACAG GTGGGACTGGTACAGTATGGGGAGAGCCCTGTCCATGAGTGGTCCCTGGGAGATTTCCGAACCAAGGAAGAAGTGGTGAGAGCGGCGAGGAACCTCAGTCGGCGGGAGGGGCGAGAAACAAAGACTGCCCAAGCAATCATGGTGGCCTG caCAGAAGGGTTCAGTCAGTCCCATGGGGGCCGACCCGAGGCTGCCAGGCTGCTGGTGGTTGTCACTGATGGAGAGTCCCACGATGGAGAGGAGCTTCCTGCAGCACTAAAGGCCTGTGAGGCTGGAAGAGTGACACGCTATGGGATTGCA GTCCTTGGTCACTACCTCCGGCGCCAGCGAGATCCCAGCTCTTTCCTGAGAGAAATTAGAACTATTGCCAGTGATCCAGACGAGCGATTCTTCTTCAATGTCACAGACGAGGCTGCTCTGACTGACATTGTGGATGCGCTAGGAGATCGGATTTTTGGCCTCGAAG GGTCCCATGCAGAAAATGAAAGCTCCTTTGGGCTGGAGATGTCCCAGATTGGTTTCTCCACTCATCGGCTCGAG GACGGGATTCTCTTTGGGATGGTGGGGGCCTATGACTGGGGGGGCTCTGTGCTATGGCTTGAAGGAGGTCACCGCCTTTTCCCCCCGCGAATGGCCCTGGAGGACGAGTTCCCCCCTGCATTGCAGAACCATGCAGCCTACCTGG GTTACTCTGTTTCTTCCCTGCTTTTGCCGGGTGGACGCCGCCTCTTTCTCTCGGGGGCTCCTCGATTTAGACATCGAGGAAAAGTCATCGCCTTCCAGCTTAAGAAAGATGGGGCTGTGAGGGTCGCCCAGAGCCTCCAGGGGGAGCAG ATTGGTTCATACTTTGGCAGTGAGCTCTGCCCGTTGGATACAGATAGGGATGGAACAACTGATGTCTTACTTGTGGCTGCCCCCATGTTCCTGGGACCCCAGAACAAGGAAACAGGACGTGTTTATGTGTATCTGGTGGGCCAG CAGACCTTGCTGACCCTCCAAGGAACACTTCAGTCGGATCCCCCCCAGGATGCTCGGTTTGGCTTTGCCATGGGGGCTCTTCCCGATCTCAACCAAGATGGTTTTGCTGATGTAGCTGTGGGGGCGCCTCTGGAAGATGGACACCAGGGAGCACTGTACCTGTACCATGGGACCCAGAGTGGAGTCAGGCCCCAGCCTGCCCAG aGGATTGCTGCTGCCTCCATACCACACGCCCTCAGCTACTTTGGCCGAAGTGTGGATGGCCGGCTAGATCTGGATGGAGACGATCTGGTTGATGTGGCTGTGGGTGCCCAGGGGGCAGCCATCCTGCTCAG CTCCCGACCCATTGTCCACCTGGCCCCATCGCTGGAGGTGACCCCAGAGGCCATCAGTGTGGTTCAGCGTGACTGCAGGCGGCGAGGCCAGGAGGCAGTCTGCGTGACTGCAGCCCTTTGCTTCCAAGTGACCTCCCGTACTCCCGGTCGCTGGGATCGCCGATTCC ACGTGAGGTTCACAGCGTCACTGGATGAATGGACAGCGGGGGCACGTGCAGCATTCGATGGCTCTGGCCAGAGGCTGTCCGCTCGGAGGCTCCGGCTCAGTGTGGGGAATGTCACCTGTGAGCAGCTACACTTCCACGTGCTG GATACATCAGATTACCTCAGGCCAGTGGCCTTGACTGTGACCTTTGCCTTGGACAACACCACAAAGCCAGGGCCTGTGCTGGATGAGGGCTCACCCACCTCCATACAAAAGCTG gTCCCCTTCTCAAAGGATTGTGGCCCCGACAATGAATGTGTCACAGACCTGGTGCTTCAAATGAATATGGACATCAGGGGCTCCAG GAGGGCTCCATTTGTGGTTCGAGGTGGCCGGCGGAAAGTGCTGGCAGCCGCGACTCTGGAGAACAGGAAGGAAAATGCTTACAATACTAGCCTGAGTCTCGTCTTCTCTGGAAACCTCCACCTGGCCAGTCTCACGCCGCAGGTGCTCTTGGAGGGAGGgggggagaaaggaggagaaagaagattgGGGTATTGGCCTCGGCTGCGAGGCGTTTTAGAGCCAGCTCAGCGTTTAGAGGCTGTGGGTAGGACAGCAGTTGCAGCCCCGTCTCCATTCCCCTGCCCTCAGAAGGACAGCGCAGTGAAGGTGGAATGTGCAGCCCCTTCTGCTCACGCCCGGCTCTGCAGTGTGGGGCATCCTGTCTTCCAGACTGGAGCCAAG GTGACCTTTCTGCTAGAGTTTGAGTTTAGCTGCTCCTCTCTTCTGAGCCAGATCTTCATGAAGCTGACTGCCAGCAG TGACAGCCTGGAGAGAAATACGACCCTTCAAGACAACACAGCTCAGACCTCGGCCTACGTCCAATATGAGCCTCAGCTCCTGTTCTCTAG TGAGTCTACCCTGCACCGCTATGAGGTTTACCCATATGGGACCCTCCCGGTGGGTCCTGGCCCAGAATTCAAAACCACTCTCAGG GTTCAGAATCTAGGCTGCTATGTGCTCGGTGGCCTCATCGTCTCAGCCCTCCTTCCAGCTGTGGCCCATGGGGGCAATTACTTTCTATCCCTGTCTCAAGTCATCACTAACAAT GCAAGCTGCGTAGTGCAAAACCTGACTGAGCCTCCAGGCCCCGCTGTGCATCCAGAGGAGCTTCAACTCACAAACAGACTG AATGGGAGCAATACTCAGTGTCAGGTGGTGAGGTGCCACCTTGGGCAGCTGGCAAAGGGGACTGAGGTCTCTGTTGGACTGTTGAGGCTGGTTCACAATGAATTCTTCCGAAGA GCCAAGTTCAAGTCCCTGACGGTGGTCAGCACCTTCCAGCTGGGAACTGAGCAGGGCAGTGTTCTACAGCTAACGGAAGCTTCCCGCTGGAGTGAG AGCCTCCTGGAGGTGGTTCAGACCCAGCCTCTCCTCATCTCCCTGTGGATCCTCATAGGCAGCATCCTGGGAGGGTTGCTCCTGCTTGCCCTCCTCGTCTTCTGCCTGTGGAAG CTTGGCTTCTTTGCCCGTAAGAAAATCCccgaggaagaaaaaagagatgcGAAGTCAGAGCAATGA
- the ITGA10 gene encoding integrin alpha-10 isoform X4, whose translation MELPRVTHLLLPLMLLTGLCSPFNLDGRHPRLFPGPPEAEFGYSVLQHVGGGQRWMLVGAPWDGPSGDRRGDVYRCPVGGAHNAPCAKGHLGDYQLGNSSHPAVNMHLGMSLLETDGDGGFMACAPLWSRACGSSVFSSGICAHVDASFRPQGSLAPTAQRCPTYMDVVIVLDGSNSIYPWSEVQTFLRRLVGKLFIDPEQIQVGLVQYGESPVHEWSLGDFRTKEEVVRAARNLSRREGRETKTAQAIMVACTEGFSQSHGGRPEAARLLVVVTDGESHDGEELPAALKACEAGRVTRYGIAVLGHYLRRQRDPSSFLREIRTIASDPDERFFFNVTDEAALTDIVDALGDRIFGLEGSHAENESSFGLEMSQIGFSTHRLEDGILFGMVGAYDWGGSVLWLEGGHRLFPPRMALEDEFPPALQNHAAYLGYSVSSLLLPGGRRLFLSGAPRFRHRGKVIAFQLKKDGAVRVAQSLQGEQIGSYFGSELCPLDTDRDGTTDVLLVAAPMFLGPQNKETGRVYVYLVGQQTLLTLQGTLQSDPPQDARFGFAMGALPDLNQDGFADVAVGAPLEDGHQGALYLYHGTQSGVRPQPAQRIAAASIPHALSYFGRSVDGRLDLDGDDLVDVAVGAQGAAILLSSRPIVHLAPSLEVTPEAISVVQRDCRRRGQEAVCVTAALCFQVTSRTPGRWDRRFHVRFTASLDEWTAGARAAFDGSGQRLSARRLRLSVGNVTCEQLHFHVLDTSDYLRPVALTVTFALDNTTKPGPVLDEGSPTSIQKLVPFSKDCGPDNECVTDLVLQMNMDIRGSRRAPFVVRGGRRKVLAAATLENRKENAYNTSLSLVFSGNLHLASLTPQDSAVKVECAAPSAHARLCSVGHPVFQTGAKVTFLLEFEFSCSSLLSQIFMKLTASSDSLERNTTLQDNTAQTSAYVQYEPQLLFSSESTLHRYEVYPYGTLPVGPGPEFKTTLRVQNLGCYVLGGLIVSALLPAVAHGGNYFLSLSQVITNNASCVVQNLTEPPGPAVHPEELQLTNRLNGSNTQCQVVRCHLGQLAKGTEVSVGLLRLVHNEFFRRAKFKSLTVVSTFQLGTEQGSVLQLTEASRWSESLLEVVQTQPLLISLWILIGSILGGLLLLALLVFCLWKLGFFARKKIPEEEKRDAKSEQ comes from the exons CCTGACAG GTCTCTGCTCCCCCTTTAACCTGGATGGACGTCACCCACGCCTATTCCCAGGGCCTCCAGAAGCGGAATTTGGCTATAGCGTCTTACAACACGTTGGGGGTGGACAGCGATG GATGCTGGTGGGCGCCCCCTGGGATGGGCCTTCAGGCGATCGGAGGGGGGACGTTTATCGCTGCCCTGTAGGGGGGGCTCACAATGCCCCATGTGCCAAGGGCCACTTAG GTGACTATCAACTGGGAAATTCATCTCATCCTGCTGTGAATATGCACCTGGGGATGTCTCTGTTAGAGACAGACGGTGATGGGGGATTCATG GCCTGTGCCCCTCTCTGGTCTCGTGCTTGTGGCAGCTCTGTCTTCAGTTCTGGGATATGTGCCCATGTGGATGCTTCATTCCGGCCCCAGGGAAGCCTGGCACCCACTGCCCAAC GCTGCCCAACATACATGGATGTGGTCATCGTCTTGGATGGCTCCAACAGTATCTACCCCTGGTCTGAAGTTCAGACCTTCCTGCGAAGACTGGTAGGGAAACTGTTTATTGACCCGGAACAGATACAG GTGGGACTGGTACAGTATGGGGAGAGCCCTGTCCATGAGTGGTCCCTGGGAGATTTCCGAACCAAGGAAGAAGTGGTGAGAGCGGCGAGGAACCTCAGTCGGCGGGAGGGGCGAGAAACAAAGACTGCCCAAGCAATCATGGTGGCCTG caCAGAAGGGTTCAGTCAGTCCCATGGGGGCCGACCCGAGGCTGCCAGGCTGCTGGTGGTTGTCACTGATGGAGAGTCCCACGATGGAGAGGAGCTTCCTGCAGCACTAAAGGCCTGTGAGGCTGGAAGAGTGACACGCTATGGGATTGCA GTCCTTGGTCACTACCTCCGGCGCCAGCGAGATCCCAGCTCTTTCCTGAGAGAAATTAGAACTATTGCCAGTGATCCAGACGAGCGATTCTTCTTCAATGTCACAGACGAGGCTGCTCTGACTGACATTGTGGATGCGCTAGGAGATCGGATTTTTGGCCTCGAAG GGTCCCATGCAGAAAATGAAAGCTCCTTTGGGCTGGAGATGTCCCAGATTGGTTTCTCCACTCATCGGCTCGAG GACGGGATTCTCTTTGGGATGGTGGGGGCCTATGACTGGGGGGGCTCTGTGCTATGGCTTGAAGGAGGTCACCGCCTTTTCCCCCCGCGAATGGCCCTGGAGGACGAGTTCCCCCCTGCATTGCAGAACCATGCAGCCTACCTGG GTTACTCTGTTTCTTCCCTGCTTTTGCCGGGTGGACGCCGCCTCTTTCTCTCGGGGGCTCCTCGATTTAGACATCGAGGAAAAGTCATCGCCTTCCAGCTTAAGAAAGATGGGGCTGTGAGGGTCGCCCAGAGCCTCCAGGGGGAGCAG ATTGGTTCATACTTTGGCAGTGAGCTCTGCCCGTTGGATACAGATAGGGATGGAACAACTGATGTCTTACTTGTGGCTGCCCCCATGTTCCTGGGACCCCAGAACAAGGAAACAGGACGTGTTTATGTGTATCTGGTGGGCCAG CAGACCTTGCTGACCCTCCAAGGAACACTTCAGTCGGATCCCCCCCAGGATGCTCGGTTTGGCTTTGCCATGGGGGCTCTTCCCGATCTCAACCAAGATGGTTTTGCTGATGTAGCTGTGGGGGCGCCTCTGGAAGATGGACACCAGGGAGCACTGTACCTGTACCATGGGACCCAGAGTGGAGTCAGGCCCCAGCCTGCCCAG aGGATTGCTGCTGCCTCCATACCACACGCCCTCAGCTACTTTGGCCGAAGTGTGGATGGCCGGCTAGATCTGGATGGAGACGATCTGGTTGATGTGGCTGTGGGTGCCCAGGGGGCAGCCATCCTGCTCAG CTCCCGACCCATTGTCCACCTGGCCCCATCGCTGGAGGTGACCCCAGAGGCCATCAGTGTGGTTCAGCGTGACTGCAGGCGGCGAGGCCAGGAGGCAGTCTGCGTGACTGCAGCCCTTTGCTTCCAAGTGACCTCCCGTACTCCCGGTCGCTGGGATCGCCGATTCC ACGTGAGGTTCACAGCGTCACTGGATGAATGGACAGCGGGGGCACGTGCAGCATTCGATGGCTCTGGCCAGAGGCTGTCCGCTCGGAGGCTCCGGCTCAGTGTGGGGAATGTCACCTGTGAGCAGCTACACTTCCACGTGCTG GATACATCAGATTACCTCAGGCCAGTGGCCTTGACTGTGACCTTTGCCTTGGACAACACCACAAAGCCAGGGCCTGTGCTGGATGAGGGCTCACCCACCTCCATACAAAAGCTG gTCCCCTTCTCAAAGGATTGTGGCCCCGACAATGAATGTGTCACAGACCTGGTGCTTCAAATGAATATGGACATCAGGGGCTCCAG GAGGGCTCCATTTGTGGTTCGAGGTGGCCGGCGGAAAGTGCTGGCAGCCGCGACTCTGGAGAACAGGAAGGAAAATGCTTACAATACTAGCCTGAGTCTCGTCTTCTCTGGAAACCTCCACCTGGCCAGTCTCACGCCGCAG GACAGCGCAGTGAAGGTGGAATGTGCAGCCCCTTCTGCTCACGCCCGGCTCTGCAGTGTGGGGCATCCTGTCTTCCAGACTGGAGCCAAG GTGACCTTTCTGCTAGAGTTTGAGTTTAGCTGCTCCTCTCTTCTGAGCCAGATCTTCATGAAGCTGACTGCCAGCAG TGACAGCCTGGAGAGAAATACGACCCTTCAAGACAACACAGCTCAGACCTCGGCCTACGTCCAATATGAGCCTCAGCTCCTGTTCTCTAG TGAGTCTACCCTGCACCGCTATGAGGTTTACCCATATGGGACCCTCCCGGTGGGTCCTGGCCCAGAATTCAAAACCACTCTCAGG GTTCAGAATCTAGGCTGCTATGTGCTCGGTGGCCTCATCGTCTCAGCCCTCCTTCCAGCTGTGGCCCATGGGGGCAATTACTTTCTATCCCTGTCTCAAGTCATCACTAACAAT GCAAGCTGCGTAGTGCAAAACCTGACTGAGCCTCCAGGCCCCGCTGTGCATCCAGAGGAGCTTCAACTCACAAACAGACTG AATGGGAGCAATACTCAGTGTCAGGTGGTGAGGTGCCACCTTGGGCAGCTGGCAAAGGGGACTGAGGTCTCTGTTGGACTGTTGAGGCTGGTTCACAATGAATTCTTCCGAAGA GCCAAGTTCAAGTCCCTGACGGTGGTCAGCACCTTCCAGCTGGGAACTGAGCAGGGCAGTGTTCTACAGCTAACGGAAGCTTCCCGCTGGAGTGAG AGCCTCCTGGAGGTGGTTCAGACCCAGCCTCTCCTCATCTCCCTGTGGATCCTCATAGGCAGCATCCTGGGAGGGTTGCTCCTGCTTGCCCTCCTCGTCTTCTGCCTGTGGAAG CTTGGCTTCTTTGCCCGTAAGAAAATCCccgaggaagaaaaaagagatgcGAAGTCAGAGCAATGA
- the ITGA10 gene encoding integrin alpha-10 isoform X3 — MELPRVTHLLLPLMLLTGLCSPFNLDGRHPRLFPGPPEAEFGYSVLQHVGGGQRWMLVGAPWDGPSGDRRGDVYRCPVGGAHNAPCAKGHLGDYQLGNSSHPAVNMHLGMSLLETDGDGGFMACAPLWSRACGSSVFSSGICAHVDASFRPQGSLAPTAQRCPTYMDVVIVLDGSNSIYPWSEVQTFLRRLVGKLFIDPEQIQVGLVQYGESPVHEWSLGDFRTKEEVVRAARNLSRREGRETKTAQAIMVACTEGFSQSHGGRPEAARLLVVVTDGESHDGEELPAALKACEAGRVTRYGIAVLGHYLRRQRDPSSFLREIRTIASDPDERFFFNVTDEAALTDIVDALGDRIFGLEGSHAENESSFGLEMSQIGFSTHRLEDGILFGMVGAYDWGGSVLWLEGGHRLFPPRMALEDEFPPALQNHAAYLGYSVSSLLLPGGRRLFLSGAPRFRHRGKVIAFQLKKDGAVRVAQSLQGEQIGSYFGSELCPLDTDRDGTTDVLLVAAPMFLGPQNKETGRVYVYLVGQQTLLTLQGTLQSDPPQDARFGFAMGALPDLNQDGFADVAVGAPLEDGHQGALYLYHGTQSGVRPQPAQRIAAASIPHALSYFGRSVDGRLDLDGDDLVDVAVGAQGAAILLSSRPIVHLAPSLEVTPEAISVVQRDCRRRGQEAVCVTAALCFQVTSRTPGRWDRRFHVRFTASLDEWTAGARAAFDGSGQRLSARRLRLSVGNVTCEQLHFHVLDTSDYLRPVALTVTFALDNTTKPGPVLDEGSPTSIQKLVPFSKDCGPDNECVTDLVLQMNMDIRGSRRAPFVVRGGRRKVLAAATLENRKENAYNTSLSLVFSGNLHLASLTPQKDSAVKVECAAPSAHARLCSVGHPVFQTGAKVTFLLEFEFSCSSLLSQIFMKLTASSDSLERNTTLQDNTAQTSAYVQYEPQLLFSSESTLHRYEVYPYGTLPVGPGPEFKTTLRVQNLGCYVLGGLIVSALLPAVAHGGNYFLSLSQVITNNASCVVQNLTEPPGPAVHPEELQLTNRLNGSNTQCQVVRCHLGQLAKGTEVSVGLLRLVHNEFFRRAKFKSLTVVSTFQLGTEQGSVLQLTEASRWSESLLEVVQTQPLLISLWILIGSILGGLLLLALLVFCLWKLGFFARKKIPEEEKRDAKSEQ; from the exons CCTGACAG GTCTCTGCTCCCCCTTTAACCTGGATGGACGTCACCCACGCCTATTCCCAGGGCCTCCAGAAGCGGAATTTGGCTATAGCGTCTTACAACACGTTGGGGGTGGACAGCGATG GATGCTGGTGGGCGCCCCCTGGGATGGGCCTTCAGGCGATCGGAGGGGGGACGTTTATCGCTGCCCTGTAGGGGGGGCTCACAATGCCCCATGTGCCAAGGGCCACTTAG GTGACTATCAACTGGGAAATTCATCTCATCCTGCTGTGAATATGCACCTGGGGATGTCTCTGTTAGAGACAGACGGTGATGGGGGATTCATG GCCTGTGCCCCTCTCTGGTCTCGTGCTTGTGGCAGCTCTGTCTTCAGTTCTGGGATATGTGCCCATGTGGATGCTTCATTCCGGCCCCAGGGAAGCCTGGCACCCACTGCCCAAC GCTGCCCAACATACATGGATGTGGTCATCGTCTTGGATGGCTCCAACAGTATCTACCCCTGGTCTGAAGTTCAGACCTTCCTGCGAAGACTGGTAGGGAAACTGTTTATTGACCCGGAACAGATACAG GTGGGACTGGTACAGTATGGGGAGAGCCCTGTCCATGAGTGGTCCCTGGGAGATTTCCGAACCAAGGAAGAAGTGGTGAGAGCGGCGAGGAACCTCAGTCGGCGGGAGGGGCGAGAAACAAAGACTGCCCAAGCAATCATGGTGGCCTG caCAGAAGGGTTCAGTCAGTCCCATGGGGGCCGACCCGAGGCTGCCAGGCTGCTGGTGGTTGTCACTGATGGAGAGTCCCACGATGGAGAGGAGCTTCCTGCAGCACTAAAGGCCTGTGAGGCTGGAAGAGTGACACGCTATGGGATTGCA GTCCTTGGTCACTACCTCCGGCGCCAGCGAGATCCCAGCTCTTTCCTGAGAGAAATTAGAACTATTGCCAGTGATCCAGACGAGCGATTCTTCTTCAATGTCACAGACGAGGCTGCTCTGACTGACATTGTGGATGCGCTAGGAGATCGGATTTTTGGCCTCGAAG GGTCCCATGCAGAAAATGAAAGCTCCTTTGGGCTGGAGATGTCCCAGATTGGTTTCTCCACTCATCGGCTCGAG GACGGGATTCTCTTTGGGATGGTGGGGGCCTATGACTGGGGGGGCTCTGTGCTATGGCTTGAAGGAGGTCACCGCCTTTTCCCCCCGCGAATGGCCCTGGAGGACGAGTTCCCCCCTGCATTGCAGAACCATGCAGCCTACCTGG GTTACTCTGTTTCTTCCCTGCTTTTGCCGGGTGGACGCCGCCTCTTTCTCTCGGGGGCTCCTCGATTTAGACATCGAGGAAAAGTCATCGCCTTCCAGCTTAAGAAAGATGGGGCTGTGAGGGTCGCCCAGAGCCTCCAGGGGGAGCAG ATTGGTTCATACTTTGGCAGTGAGCTCTGCCCGTTGGATACAGATAGGGATGGAACAACTGATGTCTTACTTGTGGCTGCCCCCATGTTCCTGGGACCCCAGAACAAGGAAACAGGACGTGTTTATGTGTATCTGGTGGGCCAG CAGACCTTGCTGACCCTCCAAGGAACACTTCAGTCGGATCCCCCCCAGGATGCTCGGTTTGGCTTTGCCATGGGGGCTCTTCCCGATCTCAACCAAGATGGTTTTGCTGATGTAGCTGTGGGGGCGCCTCTGGAAGATGGACACCAGGGAGCACTGTACCTGTACCATGGGACCCAGAGTGGAGTCAGGCCCCAGCCTGCCCAG aGGATTGCTGCTGCCTCCATACCACACGCCCTCAGCTACTTTGGCCGAAGTGTGGATGGCCGGCTAGATCTGGATGGAGACGATCTGGTTGATGTGGCTGTGGGTGCCCAGGGGGCAGCCATCCTGCTCAG CTCCCGACCCATTGTCCACCTGGCCCCATCGCTGGAGGTGACCCCAGAGGCCATCAGTGTGGTTCAGCGTGACTGCAGGCGGCGAGGCCAGGAGGCAGTCTGCGTGACTGCAGCCCTTTGCTTCCAAGTGACCTCCCGTACTCCCGGTCGCTGGGATCGCCGATTCC ACGTGAGGTTCACAGCGTCACTGGATGAATGGACAGCGGGGGCACGTGCAGCATTCGATGGCTCTGGCCAGAGGCTGTCCGCTCGGAGGCTCCGGCTCAGTGTGGGGAATGTCACCTGTGAGCAGCTACACTTCCACGTGCTG GATACATCAGATTACCTCAGGCCAGTGGCCTTGACTGTGACCTTTGCCTTGGACAACACCACAAAGCCAGGGCCTGTGCTGGATGAGGGCTCACCCACCTCCATACAAAAGCTG gTCCCCTTCTCAAAGGATTGTGGCCCCGACAATGAATGTGTCACAGACCTGGTGCTTCAAATGAATATGGACATCAGGGGCTCCAG GAGGGCTCCATTTGTGGTTCGAGGTGGCCGGCGGAAAGTGCTGGCAGCCGCGACTCTGGAGAACAGGAAGGAAAATGCTTACAATACTAGCCTGAGTCTCGTCTTCTCTGGAAACCTCCACCTGGCCAGTCTCACGCCGCAG AAGGACAGCGCAGTGAAGGTGGAATGTGCAGCCCCTTCTGCTCACGCCCGGCTCTGCAGTGTGGGGCATCCTGTCTTCCAGACTGGAGCCAAG GTGACCTTTCTGCTAGAGTTTGAGTTTAGCTGCTCCTCTCTTCTGAGCCAGATCTTCATGAAGCTGACTGCCAGCAG TGACAGCCTGGAGAGAAATACGACCCTTCAAGACAACACAGCTCAGACCTCGGCCTACGTCCAATATGAGCCTCAGCTCCTGTTCTCTAG TGAGTCTACCCTGCACCGCTATGAGGTTTACCCATATGGGACCCTCCCGGTGGGTCCTGGCCCAGAATTCAAAACCACTCTCAGG GTTCAGAATCTAGGCTGCTATGTGCTCGGTGGCCTCATCGTCTCAGCCCTCCTTCCAGCTGTGGCCCATGGGGGCAATTACTTTCTATCCCTGTCTCAAGTCATCACTAACAAT GCAAGCTGCGTAGTGCAAAACCTGACTGAGCCTCCAGGCCCCGCTGTGCATCCAGAGGAGCTTCAACTCACAAACAGACTG AATGGGAGCAATACTCAGTGTCAGGTGGTGAGGTGCCACCTTGGGCAGCTGGCAAAGGGGACTGAGGTCTCTGTTGGACTGTTGAGGCTGGTTCACAATGAATTCTTCCGAAGA GCCAAGTTCAAGTCCCTGACGGTGGTCAGCACCTTCCAGCTGGGAACTGAGCAGGGCAGTGTTCTACAGCTAACGGAAGCTTCCCGCTGGAGTGAG AGCCTCCTGGAGGTGGTTCAGACCCAGCCTCTCCTCATCTCCCTGTGGATCCTCATAGGCAGCATCCTGGGAGGGTTGCTCCTGCTTGCCCTCCTCGTCTTCTGCCTGTGGAAG CTTGGCTTCTTTGCCCGTAAGAAAATCCccgaggaagaaaaaagagatgcGAAGTCAGAGCAATGA